The proteins below come from a single Sorghum bicolor cultivar BTx623 chromosome 4, Sorghum_bicolor_NCBIv3, whole genome shotgun sequence genomic window:
- the LOC110434834 gene encoding uncharacterized protein LOC110434834, with amino-acid sequence METLTADVTAMKADMASMKAQSSSSSGGGDNRHAEGLRDQEFHPKHKKWDFSRFDGSSDPMLFLNKCEAYFRQHRTMAEEHVLMASYHLDDVAQLWFTQLQDDDSTPSWGNFKDLLNLRFGPPLRSAPMFELAECRRTGTVEEYSNCFQALLPRAGRLEEAQRVQLYTGGLLPPLSHAVRLHHPETLAAAMSLARQVELMEQSRPAPTLPRAPQRGLLAAPAPRPALPAPQQPLALPAPLAANQQGRAEGAIRRLSKDEMAERRRQGLCFNCNEPYTRGHNRFCKRLFFVDGVEVDDIEDAADAGDQAAGTDAPCYSLHAVAGVRLSDTLRVRVVVGSVSLVALLDSGSSHNFISERAAQRTGLPVVSRPRLSAVVANGERIACPGVLPQAPFVIQGSSFTADLFIMPLAGFDVVLGAQWLGTLGPVTWDFTARTISFQQQGVTILWRAEAEPGSNSVCTTTASPSLLDELLASFGEVFAEPQGLPPPRSRDHSITLQPGAPPVAVRPYRYPPAHKDELERQCAVMMQQGLIRRSSSAFSSPVLLVKKADGSWRFCVDYRALNAITVKDAFPIPVVYELLDELRGAKFFTKLDLRSGYHQVRMRASDIDKTAFRTHDGLYEFLVMPYGLCNGIPYSRRRRARDVRRATERAQARPSASQGEGAQQIRG; translated from the coding sequence ATGGAGACGCTCACCGCGGACGTGACTGCAATGAAAGCTGACATGGCGTCGATGAAGGCCCAATCCTCGTCGTCATCTGGCGGCGGGGACAATCGTCATGCTGAGGGGCTGCGCGACCAGGAGTTCCACCCTAAGCACAAGAAGTGGGATTTTTCCCGCTTCGATGGATCGTCCGACCCCATGCTCTTCCTCAACAAGTGCGAGGCCTACTTTCGCCAACATCGCACCATGGCAGAGGAACACGTGCTCATGGCGTCCTACCATCTGGATGATGTCGCGCAACTCTGGTTCACCCAACTGCAGGACGATGACAGCACGCCATCCTGGGGCAATTTCAAGGATCTTCTCAACCTTCGGTTCGGGCCCCCTCTCCGCTCAGCGCCCATGTTCGAGCTCGCCGAGTGCCGCCGCACGGGCACGGTGGAGGAATACTCCAACTGCTTCCAGGCCCTCCTTCCGCGCGCCGGCAGGCTGGAAGAGGCGCAGCGGGTTCAGCTTTACACGGGCGGCCTCCTTCCGCCGCTCAGCCATGCCGTCCGCCTCCACCACCCAGAGACTTTGGCCGCCGCCATGAGCCTGGCGCGCCAGGTGGAACTAATGGAGCAGTCGCGGCCGGCTCCGACGCTTCCCCGAGCGCCCCAGCGCGGCCTCCTGGCCGCTCCAGCGCCCAGACCAGCGCTCCCTGCCCCCCAGCAACCGTTGGCACTGCCGGCTCCCCTGGCCGCCAACCAGCAGGGTCGCGCCGAGGGCGCAATCCGCCGCCTCTCCAAAGACGAGATGGCGGAACGTCGTCGACAGGGCCTTTGCTTCAACTGCAATGAGCCGTACACCAGGGGCCACAATCGCTTCTGCAAACGACTCTTCTTCGTGGACGGGGTGGAGGTCGACGACATCGAGGACGCCGCGGACGCTGGGGACCAAGCCGCGGGGACGGACGCGCCCTGCTACTCCCTCCACGCCGTGGCCGGCGTCCGGCTCAGCGACACGCTGCGCGTCCGCGTGGTGGTGGGCTCCGTCTCCCTCGTCGCTCTCCTGGACTCCGGGTCCTCCCACAACTTCATCTCCgagcgagcagcgcaacgcacGGGACTGCCGGTCGTTTCCCGACCCCGGCTGTCCGCCGTGGTCGCCAACGGTGAACGGATCGCTTGTCCCGGCGTTCTGCCTCAGGCGCCCTTCGTCATCCAGGGTTCGTCGTTCACGGCCGACCTCTTCATCATGCCCTTGGCCGGGTTCGACGTCGTTCTCGGCGCACAGTGGCTGGGCACGCTCGGGCCCGTCACTTGGGACTTCACCGCGCGCACCATTTCGTTCCAGCAGCAGGGCGTCACGATCCTGTGGCGCGCAGAGGCAGAACCTGGGAGCAACTCCGTCTGCACCACCACAGCCTCCCCATCCCTCCTGGACGAGCTGCTGGCGTCGTTCGGGGAGGTGTTCGCTGAGCCGCAGGGGCTGCCTCCGCCACGTTCTCGCGACCACAGCATCACTCTTCAGCCGGGCGCGCCACCAGTGGCGGTACGGCCCTACAGATACCCTCCTGCGCACAAGGACGAGCTGGAACGCCAATGCGCGGTCATGATGCAGCAGGGGCTGATCCGACGCAGCTCCTCGGCGTTTTCTTCCCCGGTGCTCCTCGTCAAGAAAGCGGACGGCTCTTGGCGTTTTTGCGTTGACTACCGCGCcttgaacgccatcaccgtgaaGGACGCTTTTCCCATCCCGGTGGTGTACGAGCTGCTCGATGAACTGCGCGGCGCCAAATTCTTCACCAAGCTGGACCTTCGATCGGGCTATCACCAGGTCCGCATGCGGGCATCCGACATCGACAAGACGGCGTTCCGAACCCACGATGGCCTCTATGAGTTCTTGGTGATGCCGTATGGCCTCTGTAACGGTATCCCGTACTCCAGGAGACGCCGCGCCCGCGACGTACGCAGGGCGACCGAGCGCGCGCAGGCCAGGCCCAGCGCGTCGCAGGGGGAAGGCGCCCAACAGATTAGGGGCTAG